A stretch of the bacterium SCSIO 12827 genome encodes the following:
- a CDS encoding LysR family transcriptional regulator: MTHMDLRHLRYFVAVAEEGNVTRAAERLGIQQPPLSQQIQALERELDTQLLRRKPRGVEMTEAGRALLADAREILERVERTVQRVKRRGRGEEGSLAIGFTSSASFHPFVLDAIRAFGEDHGRVSLALEESNTGELVAAIHAEQMDVAFIRSPVSLVRGLTVHRLLDEDMAVAVPVDHPLGREAGALPLTALEDEPMILYRRRSGPGLYDTIIAACHAAGFSPRVEQEAPRVVSTLNLVAAGVGISLVPASLDKLHLEGVRFRPLTSGSGLTAPLNLTCQTSGLSVVATRFVDHVRRAARRLNQDISKPSG; this comes from the coding sequence CTGACCCACATGGACTTACGCCATCTGCGCTATTTCGTTGCCGTTGCCGAAGAAGGCAACGTCACCCGCGCCGCCGAGCGCCTGGGCATCCAGCAGCCGCCGCTCAGCCAGCAAATCCAGGCCCTGGAACGGGAATTGGATACCCAGCTTCTACGCCGCAAGCCGCGCGGGGTGGAGATGACCGAAGCCGGGCGCGCGCTCCTCGCCGACGCGCGGGAAATTCTGGAGCGGGTCGAGCGCACCGTGCAGCGGGTCAAGCGTCGCGGGCGCGGCGAGGAAGGATCGCTCGCCATCGGGTTCACCAGCTCGGCGTCGTTCCATCCCTTCGTGCTGGACGCCATCCGCGCTTTCGGCGAAGACCACGGCCGTGTCTCGCTGGCATTGGAGGAATCGAACACCGGCGAACTGGTCGCCGCCATCCATGCGGAGCAGATGGACGTGGCCTTTATCCGCTCGCCCGTCAGTCTGGTGCGTGGTCTGACCGTCCACCGTCTGCTGGACGAGGACATGGCTGTTGCCGTTCCGGTCGACCACCCCCTGGGCCGGGAGGCCGGCGCGCTGCCGCTGACCGCGCTTGAGGACGAGCCGATGATCCTCTACCGCCGACGGTCCGGTCCCGGATTGTATGACACCATCATCGCCGCCTGCCATGCCGCAGGGTTCAGCCCCCGGGTCGAGCAGGAGGCGCCCCGCGTGGTTTCCACCCTGAACCTGGTCGCGGCGGGGGTCGGTATTTCCCTGGTCCCGGCGTCACTCGACAAGCTGCATCTGGAAGGGGTCCGGTTCCGTCCCCTGACGTCCGGGTCGGGTCTGACCGCCCCCTTGAACCTGACCTGCCAGACGTCCGGCCTGTCCGTGGTCGCCACCCGCTTCGTCGATCATGTGCGCCGGGCGGCGCGGCGCCTGAACCAGGATATCAGCAAGCCGTCAGGTTGA